A single Chaetodon trifascialis isolate fChaTrf1 chromosome 18, fChaTrf1.hap1, whole genome shotgun sequence DNA region contains:
- the LOC139346975 gene encoding palmdelphin, which translates to MEINVEHDKRTGKSQVVSTATITPETIQGRGLKVYDDGRKCVYALHPEGSKMLSGAVEEMTPTDVEELLHQATDKNIPTEVQYHQPVYSVPYTGGSRPSTPKTPNKTKQHTTTASCNPFQSTISFRNEAQICREENQRSQDLEGWKTLSKTPSPSLIQQDSMSKLQSPGEEAKLPYSYIPGQSNSDSHQNSQPPSKTSQGFTNSRIDVNNPRPAALVSVKARSEGMPAPIQPHYRGVDSCSPSLASHESRVDPDALIGCSGNFNQHLPFCAKNIASLNLTNTLPEGLKSEPVTMIFMGYENAEDEEEEDIQAELVIIGNSDDNDDLDDDDDEAQNFKNESVEEECLSYHPEGYKSKVFQPIVGIAKVTGCRDIIGDTYTKWDDLGLHKPTFIHKPGKHSPYLQGEGLDESAKAALIWRK; encoded by the coding sequence AGAGAACAGGCAAAAGTCAGGTGGTGTCTACAGCAACCATCACCCCAGAAACCATCCAGGGCAGGGGGCTGAAGGTATACGATGATGGGCGCAAGTGTGTATATGCACTGCACCCAGAAGGAAGCAAAATGCTCAGTGGGGCAGTTGAAGAGATGACGCCCACAGATGTGGAAGAGCTGCTGCATCAGGCCACGGATAAGAACATACCCACTGAGGTGCAGTATCATCAACCTGTCTATTCTGTACCCTACACAGGGGGGAGTAGGCCCTCAACACCAAAGAcaccaaataaaacaaagcagcatACCACAACGGCCAGCTGTAACCCCTTCCAGAGCACAATCTCATTCAGAAATGAAGCTCAaatctgcagagaggaaaaccaGAGGAGTCAAGACCTGGAGGGATGGAAAACCCTCAGCAAAACTCCCAGCCCTAGCCTCATTCAACAAGACTCTATGTCAAAATTGCAAAGCCCAGGAGAAGAAGCTAAGCTACCCTACTCTTACATTCCAGGACAATCAAACAGTGACTCGCATCAAAATTCACAGCCTCCCTCCAAAACTTCACAAGGATTCACCAACAGCAGAATAGATGTGAACAATCCACGCCCAGCAGCTCTTGTCTCAGTCAAAGCCAGGTCTGAAGGAATGCCAGCACCCATACAGCCCCATTATAGGGGTGTAGATAGCTGTAGTCCTTCACTAGCCAGCCATGAGTCCAGAGTTGATCCTGATGCCTTGATAGGGTGTTCAGGTAATTTTAACCAACACTTGCCTTTCTGTGCAAAGAATATTGCCTCTCTGAACCTTACCAACACATTGCCAGAGGGACTAAAATCAGAACCAGTTACCATGATATTCATGGGCTATGAGAATGctgaggacgaggaggaagaagatatCCAGGCAGAGCTGGTGATTATAGGCAACagtgatgacaatgatgatcttgatgatgatgatgatgaggcccaaaattttaaaaatgaaagtgttgAGGAGGAGTGTCTGTCATACCACCCTGAGGGATACAAAAGTAAGGTCTTCCAACCCATAGTGGGTATTGCCAAGGTTACAGGCTGCAGAGACATTATTGGTGACACCTATACAAAATGGGATGATTTAGGGCTCCACAAGCCAACTTTCATCCACAAGCCTGGAAAACACAGTCCCTACCTGCAGGGAGAGGGGTTGGATGAGTCTGCAAAGGCAGCATTAATATGGAGAAAATGA